From one Trifolium pratense cultivar HEN17-A07 linkage group LG1, ARS_RC_1.1, whole genome shotgun sequence genomic stretch:
- the LOC123903190 gene encoding germin-like protein subfamily 1 member 16, translated as MKAFYYLVALLALASSVVFAYDPSPLQDFCVAINDTRTGVFVNGKFCKDPKFANANDFFFQGLGPGDTSNPLGSKVTPVTVNEILGLNTLGISLARIDFAPRGLNPPHTHPRGTEILVVLEGTLYVGFVTSNQDNNRLFTKVLNKGDVFVFPIGLIHFQLNVGYGEAVAIAGLSSQNPGVITIANAVFGSKPPISSEVLTKAFQVEENVIEYLQKQFWYNNS; from the exons ATGAAAGCTTTTTACTACCTCGTTGCCCTATTGGCTTTAGCATCCTCTGTTGTTTTTGCCTATGACCCCAGCCCATTGCAAGACTTTTGTGTTGCAATCAATGATACCAGAActggtg TGTTCGTGAATGGAAAATTTTGCAAAGATCCTAAGTTTGCAAATGCCAACGATTTCTTCTTTCAAGGATTGGGACCTGGGGATACCTCAAACCCACTCGGATCAAAAGTGACTCCAGTGACAGTTAATGAAATATTAGGATTAAACACACTTGGTATATCTTTGGCTCGCATTGATTTTGCTCCTAGAGGTTTAAATCCTCCTCACACTCACCCTAGAGGCACCGAGATTCTTGTTGTTTTAGAAGGTACACTTTACGTTGGATTTGTAACCTCCAATCAAGACAATAACCGTCTCTTCACCAAAGTATTGAACAAAGGTGATGTATTTGTCTTCCCAATCGGTCTCATTCATTTCCAGTTGAATGTGGGTTATGGTGAAGCGGTCGCCATTGCTGGTCTTAGTAGCCAAAACCCCGGAGTTATTACTATTGCGAATGCAGTGTTTGGATCAAAACCACCAATTTCTTCGGAAGTTCTCACCAAAGCCTTTCAAGTGGAAGAAAATGTTATCGAGTATCTTCAAAAGCAATTTTGGTACAACAATAGCTAG